The following coding sequences lie in one Oncorhynchus kisutch isolate 150728-3 linkage group LG3, Okis_V2, whole genome shotgun sequence genomic window:
- the LOC109875014 gene encoding sorting nexin-18 isoform X2, with translation MALKARALYEFNSENTGEISLKEHEIVSLYSEQDIEGWLEGSNSKGERGLFPASYVEILNNDTASTFNNNSTSEDTYRGSRYANIPTGGFGDASNKTLNQIENLSKTSIISSGFTASSPLAPAQQQQHGYQASQGSDEDWDEDWDDTSTVADEPVVVGGSHQGDFDGNGSSTYSVSTSSMSRSGNAQQAKSSATVSRNLNRFSTFVKSGGEAFVLGEAAGFVKDGDKICVVTGQYGPEWQENPYPFSCTIDDPTKQTKFKGMKSYIAYKLTPTHTQTQVNRRYKHFDWLYARLVEKFPVISVPHIPEKQATGRFEEDFISKRRKGLIWWMNHMTSHPVLSRCDVFQHFLSCNSMDQKSWKQGKRKAEKDEMVGANFFLTISTPSGPPLDLVEVESKIDGFKAFTKKMDDSVVQVNTTTNEFARKQITGFKKEYQKVGQAFNALGQAFEQDQQAYSVGLNQAIAYTGEAYDAIGDYFAEQPRHDVDPLMDLLQLYQGHLANYPDIIHVQKGALNKVKESQKHVEEGKMDARQADGVNERCNIISFATLAEMQHFHQVRVRDFKAQMQQYLTEQIGFFQKITGKLEEALQKYDNA, from the exons ATGGCGCTCAAGGCGAGGGCTTTATACGAGTTCAATTCCGAAAACACAGGGGAGATATCATTAAAGGAACATGAAATAGTGAGTTTGTACAGCGAACAGGACATTGAAGGCTGGCTAGAAGGATCCAACAGCAAAGGCGAGAGAGGTCTCTTCCCCGCGTCCTACGTTGAGATCCTAAATAACGATACCGCGTCCACGTTTAATAATAACAGCACATCAGAGGACACTTACCGGGGATCCCGATACGCCAATATTCCAACCGGAGGTTTCGGGGACGCCTCGAATAAAACATTAAATCAAATTGAAAACTTGTCCAAAACATCAATAATATCGTCTGGGTTTACAGCGTCCTCGCCGCTTGCCCCagcgcagcagcagcagcacggtTACCAAGCCAGCCAGGGCAGCGATGAAGACTGGGATGAAGACTGGGATGACACCTCGACAGTGGCTGACGAGCCCGTAGTTGTTGGTGGTAGTCACCAAGGGGACTTTGATGGCAATGGATCGTCTACATATAGCGTGTCAACATCTTCTATGTCCAGAAGTGGCAACGCTCAACAAGCCAAGAGCTCTGCCACGGTCAGTAGAAACCTCAATAGGTTTTCAACATTTGTGAAATCAGGAGGGGAAGCGTTCGTGTTAGGTGAGGCAGCTGGGTTTGTGAAAGATGGGGATAAGATCTGTGTTGTAACGGGACAATACGGTCCAGAATGGCAGGAAAACCCATACCCATTCTCCTGTACCATAGACGACCCCACCAAGCAGACCAAGTTCAAAGGGATGAAGAGTTACATTGCCTACAAGCTGAcgcccacccacacacagacccaggtaAACAGGAGGTATAAACACTTTGATTGGCTCTACGCCAGGCTGGTGGAAAAGTTCCCTGTCATCTCCGTGCCTCACATCCCAGAGAAACAGGCCACGGGGCGGTTTGAGGAGGACTTCATCTCTAAAAGGAGGAAAGGGTTGATATGGTGGATGAATCACATGACTAGTCACCCGGTCCTGTCCAGATGTGACGTGTTCCAGCACTTCCTCTCCTGCAACAG CATGGACCAGAAGTCATGGAAGCAGGGGAAGAGGAAGGCAGAGAAGGACGAGATGGTGGGGGCTAACTTCTTCCTCACTATCTCCACGCCCTCCGGACCCCCCCTGGACCTGGTCGAGGTCGAGTCCAAGATCGACGGCTTCAAAGCTTTCACTAAGAAAATGGACGACAGCGTGGTCCAagtcaacaccaccaccaacgaATTCGCCCGGAAACAGATCACAGGGTTTAAGAAGGAGTACCAGAAAGTGGGCCAGGCGTTTAATGCCCTAGGACAGGCGTTTGAGCAGGACCAGCAGGCATACTCGGTGGGGTTGAACCAGGCCATAGCGTATACAGGAGAAGCATACGATGCTATCGGAGACTACTTTGCAGAGCAGCCAAGACATGATGTGGACCCTTTAATGGATTTGTTACAGCTGTACCAGGGACATCTGGCCaactaccctgac ATCATCCACGTACAGAA aggAGCACTTAACAAGGTGAAGGAGTCCCAGAAGCACGTTGAGGAAGGCAAGATGGACGCTCGCCAGGCGGACGGAGTCAACGAGCGCTGTAACATCATCTCCTTCGCCACGCTGGCAGAGATGCAGCACTTCCACCAGGTCCGGGTGAGGGACTTCAAGGCCCAGATGCAGCAGTATCTAACCGAGCAGATTGGCTTCTTCCAGAAGATCACCGGAAAGCTGGAGGAGGCCCTGCAGAAGTATGACAACgcttag
- the LOC109875014 gene encoding sorting nexin-18 isoform X1 → MALKARALYEFNSENTGEISLKEHEIVSLYSEQDIEGWLEGSNSKGERGLFPASYVEILNNDTASTFNNNSTSEDTYRGSRYANIPTGGFGDASNKTLNQIENLSKTSIISSGFTASSPLAPAQQQQHGYQASQGSDEDWDEDWDDTSTVADEPVVVGGSHQGDFDGNGSSTYSVSTSSMSRSGNAQQAKSSATVSRNLNRFSTFVKSGGEAFVLGEAAGFVKDGDKICVVTGQYGPEWQENPYPFSCTIDDPTKQTKFKGMKSYIAYKLTPTHTQTQVNRRYKHFDWLYARLVEKFPVISVPHIPEKQATGRFEEDFISKRRKGLIWWMNHMTSHPVLSRCDVFQHFLSCNSMDQKSWKQGKRKAEKDEMVGANFFLTISTPSGPPLDLVEVESKIDGFKAFTKKMDDSVVQVNTTTNEFARKQITGFKKEYQKVGQAFNALGQAFEQDQQAYSVGLNQAIAYTGEAYDAIGDYFAEQPRHDVDPLMDLLQLYQGHLANYPDIIHVQKGALNKVKESQKHVEEGKMDARQADGVNERCNIISFATLAEMQHFHQVRVRDFKAQMQQYLTEQIGFFQKITGKLEEALQKYDNA, encoded by the exons ATGGCGCTCAAGGCGAGGGCTTTATACGAGTTCAATTCCGAAAACACAGGGGAGATATCATTAAAGGAACATGAAATAGTGAGTTTGTACAGCGAACAGGACATTGAAGGCTGGCTAGAAGGATCCAACAGCAAAGGCGAGAGAGGTCTCTTCCCCGCGTCCTACGTTGAGATCCTAAATAACGATACCGCGTCCACGTTTAATAATAACAGCACATCAGAGGACACTTACCGGGGATCCCGATACGCCAATATTCCAACCGGAGGTTTCGGGGACGCCTCGAATAAAACATTAAATCAAATTGAAAACTTGTCCAAAACATCAATAATATCGTCTGGGTTTACAGCGTCCTCGCCGCTTGCCCCagcgcagcagcagcagcacggtTACCAAGCCAGCCAGGGCAGCGATGAAGACTGGGATGAAGACTGGGATGACACCTCGACAGTGGCTGACGAGCCCGTAGTTGTTGGTGGTAGTCACCAAGGGGACTTTGATGGCAATGGATCGTCTACATATAGCGTGTCAACATCTTCTATGTCCAGAAGTGGCAACGCTCAACAAGCCAAGAGCTCTGCCACGGTCAGTAGAAACCTCAATAGGTTTTCAACATTTGTGAAATCAGGAGGGGAAGCGTTCGTGTTAGGTGAGGCAGCTGGGTTTGTGAAAGATGGGGATAAGATCTGTGTTGTAACGGGACAATACGGTCCAGAATGGCAGGAAAACCCATACCCATTCTCCTGTACCATAGACGACCCCACCAAGCAGACCAAGTTCAAAGGGATGAAGAGTTACATTGCCTACAAGCTGAcgcccacccacacacagacccaggtaAACAGGAGGTATAAACACTTTGATTGGCTCTACGCCAGGCTGGTGGAAAAGTTCCCTGTCATCTCCGTGCCTCACATCCCAGAGAAACAGGCCACGGGGCGGTTTGAGGAGGACTTCATCTCTAAAAGGAGGAAAGGGTTGATATGGTGGATGAATCACATGACTAGTCACCCGGTCCTGTCCAGATGTGACGTGTTCCAGCACTTCCTCTCCTGCAACAG CATGGACCAGAAGTCATGGAAGCAGGGGAAGAGGAAGGCAGAGAAGGACGAGATGGTGGGGGCTAACTTCTTCCTCACTATCTCCACGCCCTCCGGACCCCCCCTGGACCTGGTCGAGGTCGAGTCCAAGATCGACGGCTTCAAAGCTTTCACTAAGAAAATGGACGACAGCGTGGTCCAagtcaacaccaccaccaacgaATTCGCCCGGAAACAGATCACAGGGTTTAAGAAGGAGTACCAGAAAGTGGGCCAGGCGTTTAATGCCCTAGGACAGGCGTTTGAGCAGGACCAGCAGGCATACTCGGTGGGGTTGAACCAGGCCATAGCGTATACAGGAGAAGCATACGATGCTATCGGAGACTACTTTGCAGAGCAGCCAAGACATGATGTGGACCCTTTAATGGATTTGTTACAGCTGTACCAGGGACATCTGGCCaactaccctgacatcatccacgtacagaaag gAGCACTTAACAAGGTGAAGGAGTCCCAGAAGCACGTTGAGGAAGGCAAGATGGACGCTCGCCAGGCGGACGGAGTCAACGAGCGCTGTAACATCATCTCCTTCGCCACGCTGGCAGAGATGCAGCACTTCCACCAGGTCCGGGTGAGGGACTTCAAGGCCCAGATGCAGCAGTATCTAACCGAGCAGATTGGCTTCTTCCAGAAGATCACCGGAAAGCTGGAGGAGGCCCTGCAGAAGTATGACAACgcttag